A window of the Dioscorea cayenensis subsp. rotundata cultivar TDr96_F1 chromosome 14, TDr96_F1_v2_PseudoChromosome.rev07_lg8_w22 25.fasta, whole genome shotgun sequence genome harbors these coding sequences:
- the LOC120276470 gene encoding uncharacterized protein LOC120276470 gives MQLNQSKRSRISKLSDTLELKQDELPVCPKPRRPSEFVYPLNYMQSNSSHQQVSSEILEMIGIKSDELHECSSNGCPPSCYCGSPPTRVDNPHVHDVHFLQQAKLLQQYAQPLLPKRLDF, from the exons ATGCAACTCAATCAGAGTAAACGGAGTCGCATATCTAAGCTTTCTGATACTCTTGAGCTTAAGCAAGATGAGCTTCCGGTGTGCCCTAAACCTCGTCGGCCTTCGGAGTTCGTCTACCCTCTCAATTACATGCAAAG CAATTCTAGCCATCAACAAGTGAGCAGTGAGATTCTTGAGATGATAGGGATAAAG AGTGATGAGTTGCATGAGTGCTCAAGTAATGGTTGCCCACCTTCATGTTATTGTGGATCTCCTCCAACCAGAGTTGACAACCCACATGTCCATGATGTTCACTTTCTTCAACAAGCAAAGCTTCTCCAACAATATGCTCAACCTCTCTTGCCAAAGAGACTTGATTTCTGA